AACGATTTTCCCGTTCAAAAAGGAAACTTGATTCCTGAAGATAGTGAAACCATCCGTAAAAATAACAGTAAACAACAGCTTTCTTTTTCCGGTGCTTATTCAACTACCCTGGCTAAATTGCTGATGAGCATTTCTGCCGATTATTTAATCTTTCACCGTGAACTTCCCGGTCCGCTTAATTTTGCCGATTTATATTACCAGGCATTTTTAGAGGGCACCTCTATGCGTCCCCAAATTCGGTTTTCCGCTAATTTCGGCAATTTTACCTGGCAAAGTAACAATTGGCTAATCCGCGATGAGACAACTTATGATAATACGCAATCATTAATTGAGGGCTTCTCCCAAAAATACAGTCAAAAAAATGATAACTATGGCATAAAACAATCTCTCAACTATCATAAAAATTCTTTGCAGGCATCATTAAACGGGGAATATTCAAATAATCGCTATCGCTACAGGGATTTAATTTACCCTACCCAGGGAAAGATAGATTATGTTAGAAACCAGTTAGCTTTCAGTTTAAAGCTTAATCAGCAAAAGGAATTTGCCTGGCTGATTTTTGGTAACGGTTTGGCTGGTCGTTATGATTACATAGAGGATGAAGATGAATTTAGCGGACGGCTGGAATTTTCCGTTCGCAATTGGGGAACGAAATATCTGGAAACGGGGGCTACAATTGGTAATTCTTTTGCTCTTCCTTCTCCCTTTGATCTTTACTGGAAAGGGGATTCCCAAACCTTGGGTAACCCCAACCTCAAAAGTGAAAAAGCAACGGGCTATCAGCTTTGGCTGAAAGGCAATATACCCCAGGCAACCCTAAAAGCTACCTTCCATCAAAACAAAATTAAAAACCTGATTCAATGGCGGCAGGTGCAAATGTATGGTCCCGTCTGGAAACCAATGAATATTGGAAAAGCAGTAGTTCAGAACCTGGAATTGGAAGGTAATTGCCAACCGTTTAAACAATTGGAACTTACCGCTTCCGCTGTCTTCACGAAAGCGAAGGATACTACCTGCTACAGTTTTGCAGAAGCACCCAAACTGATGTATCGTCCTGAAGCTCTCTATGCTTTAGCAGTTGATTATCAACCGGGAAGCTTTCACTTTTGGACAAAATACAGCTACACCGGAAAACAATGGATTACTCCTGATAATTTGATAGACCCTATTTCGGCTTATGCTTTGGTGGATTGTGGAATAAGCTTTCTTTGGCAACAATGTAACTGGCAAATCACCCCGGCACTCACTATCAAAAACCTATTCAATGAAAACTATATGGTTCATTCTTATGTCCCTGAACCCGGCAGAACTTTTTATGCCACTTTGCAACTGAATAGATAACTTTTTTACCAGCAACAGCTTTATAGCATCTGATATTCATTTCATAATGAAAAGACATAAAAGGAAAATAAGGTTGAGAAGGTTGATGTTTCTTATGAACGACGAGGACATCGTTCTTCGTGGACAAAAGCCCCTTAGGGCGACACAAAAATAGCGATGGGTGCGTAAGCCCCTCGGGAAAAGTAAGCTCCAAGTGTTTTTTTCACTTTCCCGGTTCCCTAAAGCCCCTACGGGCAAAATCGGATGGTTGACCTCCTGGTCAACCCCTTCTTGTGCTTGAACGACGAGGACGTCGTTCTTCCTGAACAAAAAAGCCCCTTAGGGCGACACAAAAATAGCGACGGCGGCGTAAGCCCCTCGGAAAAAGTAAACAAAGAGTATTTTTTTCACTTTCCCGGTTCCCTAAAGCCCCTTAGGGCGACACAATGATAGCGACGGCGGCGTAAGCCCCTCGGGAAAAGTAAACACAGAGTATTTTTTTCACTTTCCCGGTTCCCTAAAGCCCCTTAGGGCGACACAATGATAGCGACGGCGGCGTAAGCCCCTCGTAGTTATAAAAAAATAATATCAAGGAGAAATAATGCCTGCATCTTATTGTCATTTGGCTGTTCATATCGTATTCTCTACCAAAAATCGAAAGACCTGGCTGAAAAAACCACTTGCTGAAGAAATGCATGCCTATATCTATGGTTTAATTATCAATTTAAAGGGCATACCTCTTGCTATTGGTGGAATTGAAGACCATATCCATATTCTTTGCCTGGCTCCTAAAGAACTAAGTATGGTTGAATTTATGGCAAAGTTAAAAGCAAATTCCAGTAAATGGTTCAGGGAAAAGACCAAATTGGATTTTAATTGGCAGGATGGTTATGCTGCCTTTTCCGTCAGTAAATCAAATTTGGATGAGGTGAAAGATTATATTGAACATCAGAATAATCATCATCATAATGTCACAGCGGAAGATGAATTTAATGCTTTTCTGAAAAAACATTGGAACCCGGATAAATTGAAGAAAAAACGATTAGTTTAATTGAATATCATTATTTTCCCGAGGGGCTTACGCCACCATCGCTATTATTGTGTCGCCCTAAGGGGCTTTCAGGATGCGGAAAAAATGATAAAAAAATATTGTAGCTTTCATTTTACGAGGGGCTTACGTCACCATCGCTATTATAGTGTCGCCCTAAGGGGCTTTTTTATTCGGAAGAACGATGTCCTCGTCGTTCAAGTATAAGAAGAGGTTTACCAGGAGGTCACCATTGCGATGCCGCCCTAAGGGGCTTTAATGTATCCTAACCCTCTAAACTTTCTAAAACTTATTTTCTTTTTTATGTCTTTTCAATATGAAATGTATATGAGGAGAGCTTTAAGCATCTAACCATCGGACACCATTTTATATATAACTGCCAATAAACGAAGCGATATATACCCTCCCCTAATTTATTTGAGTGGGCTATCATTTGAGAAAGCAGCTAAAATAATTCTGGAGGGATGCAAGTTTTTTAGAAAAAGAACTTGACCTGGATTAACAAGCTGGAAATAATGCAAATTATTGTTTGCTCCTACAAGGATTACGAGAAACGAGGGATATTAGATGCCCTCAACTAAAACAGAGAAACAATAAGTTGGAAGGGAAACCAACTTTTAGGTCTCAAAAAAGCGAATTGTTATATTGAATTATTAATTCATTAGGGAGGTAACCTTAACTCAATGAAAAATCAGATTGAAATTGACTTCCAAATTGATCCGGAGATGGAAAATGTAAGAATGTTATCTAACCCGGAAGGATATAAAGGGATTGCTGCTTTCCACAAGTATTGGGGTAAAAAACCTATTGAATGTCTGAATTTTATCATAGAGAAATTTACAAAACCAAATGATATTATACTCGATCCCTTTGTAGGGTCAGGTTTGATAGCTTTAGAGGCATTAAAAAGGAATCGTAAATTCATAGGTATTGATATTAATCCGATATCTATAGAACTAACAACACTTATGGCAAATTTGCCTTCATATGAAAGAATAAAGGATGCAGTTTCCGAAATAGAGAAGAAGGCCAAAGACCAAATAAACTCTTGTTATCAAACTCATAATAACTCAATAGCTACACACTATCTATATAGTGGTAATGCAATACAATCTGTATGGATAAAAGGGCATAAAAATCAAAGAATAGAGTTAAGCCCGGATAAGAATGATATAGCGTTATTAGAAAAATTTAGCGAGTATAAAACTAAGAATATCGGCAATCCACAATTCTTTCAAAATAGCCGAATTAATACAGACAAGACGATGACAATATACGATCTGTTTACTACAAGAGCATTGTTCTGTATTGATACTTTAATTGATCAAATAAATATGTTTGAACCTGATATCCGAAGAGCATTATTGTTAGTTCTCACATCCTCCTCCGGGCAAATGTCAAAAATGGTATTTGCCATAGCTAATAGGGGGAAAAAATCAGGTTTGAGCAGTGACAAAATTGAGGTAGGTAGTTGGGCAATAGGATATTGGCGTCCCACTATCCATTTTGAGATTAATGTTTGGAATTGTTTTGTGAATAAAGCAAACAAATTTCTTAAATCCCTGAAATATATTGATAAAAACCCATATATAGACATCTCCAAAAGTTTGGAAGATATTTTTGATTCCAGTTCAAACCTTTTATTAATTTTAGGAGATACGAGAAGTGAAATTAAGAGAATTAGGGATAATTCTATAGATTTAGTCATTACTGATCCACCCCATGGAGATAGGATTCCTTATTTAGAACTTAGCTCTGTCTGGAATGCTATATTAAAAGCTGAGCCCCAATATTCTAACGAAATCGTTGTATCTAATGCTAAAGAAAGAGGAAAAAATCTAAAGCACTATAATGAAATTATGGAAGAAGTAACAACCCAATTATTTAGAGTATTAAAACCTGATGGTATCCTGGCTCTGATTTTTAACTCAACTGACATAAAATACTGGGAATTTCTTATAAACGCTTCTAAGCATAATGGTATTAGTTTTATTGGATGTTTTCCAATGAATTATTCGGCTTCTTCTATAGTTCAGGATAATAGAAGAGGAGCGTTAAAACAGGATTTTGTGCTGATCTATATTAAAGGTCCAACTGCAAATAGAGAATCTGTAATCAATAACTTATCAAGTATTCCAGGGTGGTCAAATTCCTATCCGGTTAGAGTGAGAACGCAACGGATTGAAGCAAGGTAGCCCTTTTTTAAATAAAACTTGACGCGAATTGACAAGGTGTAAATAAAGTAATTATATATTTTCTTAACATAGATTGTGAGAAACGAGGGATATTAGATGCCCTCAACTAAACAGAGAAACAATAAGTTGGAATTAGCAACAACAATTGTGTCTCAACAAATAAAGAGTATACTGGAGGTAAAGTATGCGAAGCAAAAATAATTTACAGTCGTGGGCTGTTTTTTGTAAAGCAGTAAAATTGGCAGGTGATAACGCATCGGAGATACGAAGTATTATTGATAACTTAGATTTTCATAAGAAAAATATTGAGCTAGGAGATATCAACCGAATTAATGCCAGATACAGATTGGTAAAGGAGATTAAGAATATAGAGTATGATTCATATTCCAAGCCGGTTGCTGAGGCATACACTGCCCTTTTTAAGGCATTCCTGACATATTCTGTCTTAGAACAATACATGAAGTTATTGACTGGAGCGAATTCAACAGAACAAATATTAAACAAACCGAATCCGCTATATCCGGATGGGCAAAAGAATTTGGCAACAGCAATAAAAAATCTACCCAATAGTAAAAGATTCCTTGAGTTTGTAAAGGACAAACTATATAAACATAAGCCAGGCGATGATACTGCTGCAGAAAAAGAGATAGGGTATTATCTGGAAGGAAATGATTTTCAGCCAATCGCCATAATAGCAGCCGTGAGGCATGTTTTTGTACACGGTAAACTAACACCCTCTGCCAACAAATCGTATCCTAAAAATACGGCTAAAATTCTCAACATCTTAACAGACTCAATTCTCGAAGCCATAGATAATGATTTCAGTGAAAGAGTAGGCAATCATAAATCAACATAAACTTTTAATGGAGGAACCAATGTAATAAATTATTTACACATTAGCTTTCATTTTTGTTTGTGCACTTCTGTTATTCACACCGTCAGCTTTCTACTTGATTTCACCATTACATTCAAGTCAGAATGTTGACATATGACCAACATTTATGTGGCATCAGTCAACTATCGCTACAGATGTAACATACAATGTACACATCAGTACTGACGGAATTTTTTTCTGATGCAAACACGGTTGTGTACGAAAGTGTTTCAAGTACTCAGTTCAGACCATCAGTAGATTTGGTGATGGGTAATGCAGTTTACTTTTGGAAAGTGCCGACGATAGATCAAAATGGACAAAGCACTTGGACAACCACTTTGGGATCACAAACAGGTTGTTGGATGTTTTTCACAATACCAGTCAGTTTTAAGGATCACTTTTTGCCCTAAGCTGAGAGCATAAATCAAGTGTTTATCTAACCTTAATCAAGCGTTAATTATTAACGCTTGATTAAGGTATGTTAAACGGTAGATTGATGGCTTTGGATAAGGAATATAGGAAACAGCTATATGAGGATGTTATTTTCTGTTTTAACTCACAATTTATCGGTTTGGAAACCAGTTGTAGTGCGGTTGGAAGGGTGTGTGCTTTTTGTTTTAACTCACAATTTTTCGGTTTGGAAACCAGCTATAGAGCGGTTGGAAGTGAAAAAGAGGGTGGGGTGTAGAGAGATTGAAGGCAGGTGAAAATTGTAAGTCAAAATCTCCCGCCGTCTGCATTGTGACTTTTCCGAGGGGCTTACGCACCCATCGCTATTTTTGTGTCGCCCTAAAGGGCTTTTGGCAAAGGGCTGAGAGCGAAAAGTTTATCCTTGTTGTTCAAAAGAAACCAGGTTTTTTTGCGTTACCGCTTGCTTGTTGGTAATGAAATAAAGCGTTAGAGGTGGTTGACGAGGAGGTAACCATTGCGGGAAAAAAGCGGGAAAAGTGGTTGACCAGGAGGTCACCATTGCGGAAAAAGTGCGAAAAATGGTTGACGAGGACGTCAACACTCCGCACACTAAAGGGCTTTTTTATTCGGAAGAACGACGTCCTCGTCGTTCATAAGAAACCAGGTTTTTTTCGTTACCGCTTGCTTGTTGGTAATGAAATAAAGCGCAAGAGGTGGTTGGCCAGGAGGTCAACACTCCGCACACTAAAGGGCTTTTGTATTCGGAAGAACGACGTCCTCGTCGTTCAAAAGAAACCAGGTTTTTTTGCGTTACCGCTTGCTTGTTGGTAATGAAATAAAGCGTGAAAGGTGGTTGACGAGGACGTCAACACTCCGATGTTTACCTAAAGGGCTTTTGTATTCGGAAGAACGACGTCCTCGTCGTTCATAAGAAACCATTTTTGATTGCCATCCACATAAGTTGTTACTTGAATCCTTCCAATTGTAATTATCACTTATAGTTGTCATATTGGAATGAATACTTTAGGAAGATGTTTTTTTCTTTTATCACCCAAGCTTATAGAAAAAAACTTGACTTGGATTGATAATCTGGAAATAATGTAATTATATATTTTCTTAACATAGATTGTGAGAAACGAGGGATATTAGATTTCCTCAAATAAGCTGAAAAACAATGAGTTGGAATGGACACCACTTTTTAGGACATAGCAGAGAAAACTAATCCTAAAGGATGATTAATATGGTGTTTCAAGATTACTTAATAACAGTAGTGAATTATTGGCTTTGCTTAAAAGCAAAGTTTTATTAGCACATAATAAGATAAAGAGGAGTATAATATGGATTTAACTATTGATATTAGGTTTGAGGATATTATGCCCAAATGCGATATAGACGATTTGTTAGAATCCTTGGGCATTGAAAATGACATCCTTAAAGATTCACTTACCAAGTTAGCCAAAGCTGCAATTGAAGAATATATTTTAATGCTAACCGGTAACACGCTGTTCTCAAAAGCAGACGAAATCAAACAACTTCGTCTTTTCTTGATTATCCGTCGTTATTTTGAAGAAGAATTACCAACGGTTCAAGAGATATCTTATATGTTTCATATAACAGATACAGCAGCAAATACTTTATTAAAGAATGTTCTCTCTAAATACAGTAAAGGTTTAGAAAAGAGTTTGAATCAATATATTTACAAGATGTTAAAATCTGCAAAATACCGTGATAAAAAAAAGATTATGGTTTGTACTTCCCCAGAAATTCTGGCAAGAATGAATCAAAAGCTAAGCACTGAAGCCCCTAGTTTAAAAAAAGTAAATAAAGTATTCGGATCTGCTGGGGAAATTGAATGCAGTGAGGATACTTATAATAAACTAAAAGAACTATATGGACCTCAAAATGGGAAGTAATAATATTGCATTAGTATCACTAATATTGGTTATATTAGTATTCTTCCTGGAGGAAATACAACAAGAATATTTAATATTTGAAAACAAAAAAATACCTCCAACAGATCAAAAAATTGAAAGAAAAAATTGGCATTCAAGCAAAATGTCTATTTTCTTTAGAATTTTATTCAGCATTGTCTTTGAAATAGTAGTTATAACTGTTTATTCCAGTGTTGTTATTGATGTTTTTTTGAACTATAAATTTAGTTTAAAACATCCAGATATAAATTGCAGCTTATCTGTATTATTCTACTTCTCTGTAATTGCTTTATTGATATATTCTGTTAGTTTAATAATAAAGGTAATAAAAAAAAGATAGCCCTTTTCTTTGTTTACGGTATAAAACATAAACCGATTTTTTTAGGTTTTAACTCACAATTTTTCAGTTTGGAAACCAGTTGCAGAGCGGTTGGAAGTGAAAAAGATGGTGGGGTGTAGAGAGATTGAAGGCAGGTGAAAATTGTAAGTCAAAACCTTCCGCCGTCTGCATTGTGATTTTTCCGAGGGGCTTACGCACCCATCGCTATTATTGTGTCGCCCTTAGGGGCTTTTGGCAAAGGGCTGAGAGCTAAGGGTTTTTCAGCCATTTTTTGATCTCAACCCTCTAAACTTTTTCAACTTTCAAAACCTTATTTTCTTTATGATTTTTCTTTTATGTCTTTTCATTATGGAATGGATATAATTCTTTTACTTTATCTTCCAGCCATTCCAGAATTTCTAATTCCGCAATTGCTTTTTTCTTCATATCCTTACGATATTCAAGATAAGTGCGGGCTTTTATATCGCTGGATTGAGCGTAAATGGTCTTTCCGTCTAAATTCATAACTTGTATTCCTCACCAAATTTCTGTTTGATGATAAGTGAGAGTTTTAATTGCCTCGTAGGCAATCTCAGGATATATTTCATAGCCAATACCATTACGTTTTAAATCAGCAGCAGCAGAAAGAGTTACTCCTGATCCGGCAAAAGGATCAAGAATTGTTTCTCCAATATAACTAAACGCTTTAATTAAACGGAATGGAAGTTCATAAGGAAAAGGTGCTATATGATTTCTGTTATCTCCACTTCCCTGTGGTTTCATAACCCAAACATCACTTTTCTTAATTGACAGCCAAAAGTCCTTGTCCAATTTGGACTGTTCTTTTTGCTCTTTAGTGAGATGTCCATATTTATTAAAGCCCTTCTTTTCCGGTTTATCAAACTCCAGAATGAATTCGTGCATATTGTTAATTAAAATTCCACCCGGATAAGGATAAGTACCAAAATGTGCTCGGACGGCATTGGTTTTTTGCCAGATAATATCTCTTTTGAATATAAATCCTATTTTCTCACATAAATCTATGGTTCTTCCTACTAAATTTAAGGTTCTAAACTTCCCTTTATCTAACCGAACAGGAAGGTTCATAATATTGATAAATGCTTTTCTACCTGGTTGTAAGACCCTGAAAACTTCTTTCCAGACCTTTCCTATTTCCTCAAACCATTCATCTATGTTATGAATATTACCAAGATCATCAGAAACCGGTTCTCCTGAATACATTTTGGTATCAAAATAAGGTGGTGAAGTAATCATTAGATGGATGCTATTATCCTCTTGCTCTTCCATACGCATAGAGTTCTCTATATAAATTCTTTGAATTGAGCCATTGATCTCAATAACATTCACTTTTTCTATATCCGAACTTTTACTTTTAGTTTTAGGTATAAAATTTGAACTGTAGTCCTTTAACTCTTTCAGATCAAAGCGCATTTGTCCGCTTGTAGCAATTTGTGCTTTTATAAGATGTTTATTGACAATATTATGCAGCATCTCTACGGTTATCCCTAAAAATTTTGCTGCTTCTATGGCTGATAGATAAGTTCTATTTTTATAGTCCGTTAGTTCCATTTTTCGTTAACCAAGTTTATCCTTATGAATTTTGTGGTAGTTACAGAACAAATTATGCAATTCTTCCCTCCTGTGAATACGCATTATATATTCCTTGTAGAGTTGCCTAAATTTTAAAGCATCCATTTTTTAGACAAAGGACAACAAATCTCCTTCTCTCCCTTTATTAACAAACACTAAAACCGTTTTGGGGCTCTACCAAAGTGTAATTAGGCAACCAGATATTCTACTTTCTTAAAAAAAATCCCTTCTCACTATATTACTTCTATCCTATAAAAACCAAGCGTTAAATACTGTCAACGAAATTCACTTCCAAACTCGGATTCCTCTTCTCATAATTATTTTAGCTATTATACCCAAAGAAATGCCGGAAACCAAACTGGGGAGGGGACTTTTTCTTTTCCACCAGACCTAAGGTCTTAAAAAATATACTTTATGCTACAGCGGTAGTTGCAGAATCGGAATTCTCCGAATTATTTTACCAAAACCAACCAACAATTTACTTGACACGGGTGGTGTTTGATAAAAGAGAGAACTTGTAAGAAGAGTTTTGTACCGTCGCTCGCTGTAGCGCCAATTTCTTGTGTAGTGTTTGATAAAAGAGAGAACTTATAAGAAGAGTTTTGTACCGGCGCTCGCTGTAGCGCCAATTTCTTGTGTAGTGTTTGTTAAAAGAGAGAACTTGTAAGAAGAGTTTTGTACCGGCGCTCGCTGTAGCGCCAATTTTTAGTGTAGTGTTTGTTATAAGAGAGAACTTATAAGAAGAGTTTTGTACCGGCGCTCGCTGTAGCGCCAATTTCTTGTGTAGTGTTTGATAAAAGAGAGAACTTATACGAAGAGAGAAAAATGATGAAAAATAGATATTACATAATCCCGGGTTTAGCAATTATCCTGTTTTTGCTTTCCGCTTGTGAATCCGGAGGGAAGCTGCAGGTTTTTAACCAATGTTCCTATCCTGCCTATCTTAGAGTGGATAATATGGATCAGAAGACAATTCCTGCAGGGGAATCCGTTTCCTATAATATAGACACGGACACCCAAAATATTTTTACCGGCGAAGTGAAAAAGAAGCTGAAACTATGGTTAGTAGGGGAAACATACAGTATATATGATCAGGTGCAGAATATTTACATAGATTCTACCTGGATTGAAGTGAAAGCTGGTAAAACATACAGCATTTACCTAAATCCCAATCGTGCTTGCGTGAAGGTTGTAAACAACTCCGATAAGATAATCACCCAAGCGGAAATTTGGCAGCATAGTCCTTTAACTTATTATCAGGTAGGCGTTTTGTATAATATTTTACCTGGCGAAAGCAGATTTTTACGAGTGGACTATGGAACGAATTATTACTATCAGGTGGAATTATACTTGCAGGATGAATCCCATTACACTTTTGTAGATAGTGAAGAAATTTTAGGCAAAGATGAGCAGTATTTAGTTACTTTTAATGGAGAATAAAGCAAGCGGGCAAACTTGCGGGGCAAAAAATAAAAGGACAAGGAGTTAATAATGAAGAGGATCTATCTGGGCTTAATCCTTATCTGCTGTATTCTAAATTTAGGGGCAATACTTCCTCCGGAATACGCAAGTTATCCTTTGCAACAAGACCCGGAAGTAATATCCGGCACTTTGGATAATGGCTTGAAATATTACATCAAGCAAAATGCCAAACCTGAAAAACGACTTGAGCTTCAGCTTTTAATTGATGCCGGCAGCATTGTGGAAGATGATGACCAACGCGGTCTGGCTCATTTTGTAGAACACATGGCTTTCAACGGCACTAAAAACTTCCCCCGAACCGAAATGGTAGATTATCTCACTTCCATTGGAATGGGCTTTCATAATGGCTTAAATGGCGGAACCAGTTATGATTTTACCCTTTATGGCTTTAGTTTGCCTACAGACGATGAAACTAAAATGAAAAAGGGAATTTCCATTTTGTCTGATATCGCCTGGCAGGTAAGTTTTGACCCCTCTGAAATTGAACGCGAAAGAGGTATTGTAATGGAAGAATGGAGGTTGGGACAAAGTGCACAGCAAAGAATTGAGGATCAAATAGATCAAGTGCGTTTTGCCGGTTCGCGTTATGTTGAGCGTAATCCTATCGGCACAATTGAGAATCTTAAGACCTTCAAACCGGAGAGCTTAATTCGTTATTATCAGGATTGGTATCGTCCCGATTTGGAAACTGTCTTCATTGTAGGCGATTGTGACCCCCAAAAAATGGAGAACTTGGTTAAAGAATACTTCGGTGTTATCCCTAAAAGAGAAAATCCGCGTCCCCGCTTAAGTTATCCTGTTCCCGATAATATTGAACCGAGAGCGGTTACAGTTTTGGATAAAGAACAGCCCTACACGATGTTAAGAAGTACCTGGAAGGTTAAAAACGCTCCTCTAACTGATTTGGGTTCTCTGTATAATGATATGAAGCAGGATTTATTTTTCACGATGGCAAATGCAAGGTTGCAGGAGCTTAGTCAACAGCCCGATCCCTCTTTTTCTTATGCCTCTATATATAATACCAACTGGATGCGGGGCTTTAATGCTACGGAATGTATTATGTTTGCCAATGAAGGTCGCAGCGAAGATGCCTTCAGAACTTTAATAACAGAATTGGCTCGTATTAAACAGTATGGTTATCAATCTGCCGAATTGGAAAGAGCCAGGCAAATAATGATCAGGCAGGCAGAAAAAATGCTTGCCGATAAACCGACAATGGATTCCGAAGATGTAATTTGGGAGCTTTTGGATGCCGTAATGTCTGAAGATACAATTCTCAGCGCTGAAACCTATGAACAAATGCTGAAAGGGCTGATCTATGAAATTGCCTTAAGCGAAGTGAACGACATTGTTGATGATGTTATTACCTCTGAAAATCTTACTTTAAGTTTAGCTGGAACGGATAAACCAGGAGCAAAATATCCCTCGCGCGAGGACTTGCTGAATATTTATCAGCAGTCAATTGCTCAGGAACTGGAACCCTGGGAAGATATAACCGTGAATGAACCGCTTTTGGAAACAATTCCCATTCCGGGAAAAATAACTAAAGAAAAGGTCTTTCCCAAGTCCGGAATCAAACAATGGGTTCTTTCCAATGGAATAACTGTTTACAGCAAAAAAACGGATTTTAAGGCAGATGAGGTTATTCTAATAGCACAAAGTCCCGGGGGAAAGGCAAAACTGAAACCGGAAAATTATAAATCTGCCGACTTATTATCCCAATATTTCAGTGTATCGGGTTTTGGTAATTTTGATGCTCCTGCTTTGCAAAAGGCATTAGCAGGCAAAATTGTGTATGTTTATCCAACAATTTACTCTTATTCAGAGGGTTGGAGAGGTTCTTGTTCTCCGCAAGATT
The sequence above is a segment of the Candidatus Cloacimonas sp. genome. Coding sequences within it:
- a CDS encoding TonB-dependent receptor; this translates as MQFSRFFTVFVFLFAFLAMLNGIKVTGIVTDEENKPLETVRLVSGKKTTLSKQNGSFTLEVTDSLQVNRLGYKKRTLSLQEVRSLPKTTSGIHIILQNEPIQLSTYHVFVHLSEENIAAADLVTLQIDPDKHYSSASELISQTASFQSSGTLLKGETAQLNILGNISRHTLVLLDGIAMNTLGEPFDFSRLNVDNIESIEIVKNNASVYGGASAIGGIIMITTKQGAAIKTNLESKTEFGSYGYLMQQITVSGFNPENSYRLCLNAYNADNDFPVQKGNLIPEDSETIRKNNSKQQLSFSGAYSTTLAKLLMSISADYLIFHRELPGPLNFADLYYQAFLEGTSMRPQIRFSANFGNFTWQSNNWLIRDETTYDNTQSLIEGFSQKYSQKNDNYGIKQSLNYHKNSLQASLNGEYSNNRYRYRDLIYPTQGKIDYVRNQLAFSLKLNQQKEFAWLIFGNGLAGRYDYIEDEDEFSGRLEFSVRNWGTKYLETGATIGNSFALPSPFDLYWKGDSQTLGNPNLKSEKATGYQLWLKGNIPQATLKATFHQNKIKNLIQWRQVQMYGPVWKPMNIGKAVVQNLELEGNCQPFKQLELTASAVFTKAKDTTCYSFAEAPKLMYRPEALYALAVDYQPGSFHFWTKYSYTGKQWITPDNLIDPISAYALVDCGISFLWQQCNWQITPALTIKNLFNENYMVHSYVPEPGRTFYATLQLNR
- the tnpA gene encoding IS200/IS605 family transposase — protein: MPASYCHLAVHIVFSTKNRKTWLKKPLAEEMHAYIYGLIINLKGIPLAIGGIEDHIHILCLAPKELSMVEFMAKLKANSSKWFREKTKLDFNWQDGYAAFSVSKSNLDEVKDYIEHQNNHHHNVTAEDEFNAFLKKHWNPDKLKKKRLV
- a CDS encoding insulinase family protein, giving the protein MKRIYLGLILICCILNLGAILPPEYASYPLQQDPEVISGTLDNGLKYYIKQNAKPEKRLELQLLIDAGSIVEDDDQRGLAHFVEHMAFNGTKNFPRTEMVDYLTSIGMGFHNGLNGGTSYDFTLYGFSLPTDDETKMKKGISILSDIAWQVSFDPSEIERERGIVMEEWRLGQSAQQRIEDQIDQVRFAGSRYVERNPIGTIENLKTFKPESLIRYYQDWYRPDLETVFIVGDCDPQKMENLVKEYFGVIPKRENPRPRLSYPVPDNIEPRAVTVLDKEQPYTMLRSTWKVKNAPLTDLGSLYNDMKQDLFFTMANARLQELSQQPDPSFSYASIYNTNWMRGFNATECIMFANEGRSEDAFRTLITELARIKQYGYQSAELERARQIMIRQAEKMLADKPTMDSEDVIWELLDAVMSEDTILSAETYEQMLKGLIYEIALSEVNDIVDDVITSENLTLSLAGTDKPGAKYPSREDLLNIYQQSIAQELEPWEDITVNEPLLETIPIPGKITKEKVFPKSGIKQWVLSNGITVYSKKTDFKADEVILIAQSPGGKAKLKPENYKSADLLSQYFSVSGFGNFDAPALQKALAGKIVYVYPTIYSYSEGWRGSCSPQDLELMFQMLYQYNYAPRYNEEAFSAAVASTRARVQNYLLEPSNAFFDTLNVLMFNNHPLKRNLHPEDLDSVTLKQLKDIFQDRFGDYTDFTFYVVGNFAEDQLKDYCQTYLANLPAKGRKEKMTDAGVRAFNGKKEISFHKGTERSFVSNVTNNKASFSPQNNVQQSALQMIAYEKLRENVRENMSGAYVVEIQSFYDFLPKPGVFTLTLMGCDPERAKELNAAIFATLDSLKNGLFADKYIESTKTTLHKRYEENIKSNRYWVNNMSENISYGLPIDCFLDYPVLYDKLDKKAITKTAKQYFVFDKSLLSVYMFPEKENR
- a CDS encoding DNA methyltransferase; amino-acid sequence: MKNQIEIDFQIDPEMENVRMLSNPEGYKGIAAFHKYWGKKPIECLNFIIEKFTKPNDIILDPFVGSGLIALEALKRNRKFIGIDINPISIELTTLMANLPSYERIKDAVSEIEKKAKDQINSCYQTHNNSIATHYLYSGNAIQSVWIKGHKNQRIELSPDKNDIALLEKFSEYKTKNIGNPQFFQNSRINTDKTMTIYDLFTTRALFCIDTLIDQINMFEPDIRRALLLVLTSSSGQMSKMVFAIANRGKKSGLSSDKIEVGSWAIGYWRPTIHFEINVWNCFVNKANKFLKSLKYIDKNPYIDISKSLEDIFDSSSNLLLILGDTRSEIKRIRDNSIDLVITDPPHGDRIPYLELSSVWNAILKAEPQYSNEIVVSNAKERGKNLKHYNEIMEEVTTQLFRVLKPDGILALIFNSTDIKYWEFLINASKHNGISFIGCFPMNYSASSIVQDNRRGALKQDFVLIYIKGPTANRESVINNLSSIPGWSNSYPVRVRTQRIEAR
- a CDS encoding DNA methyltransferase, whose translation is MELTDYKNRTYLSAIEAAKFLGITVEMLHNIVNKHLIKAQIATSGQMRFDLKELKDYSSNFIPKTKSKSSDIEKVNVIEINGSIQRIYIENSMRMEEQEDNSIHLMITSPPYFDTKMYSGEPVSDDLGNIHNIDEWFEEIGKVWKEVFRVLQPGRKAFINIMNLPVRLDKGKFRTLNLVGRTIDLCEKIGFIFKRDIIWQKTNAVRAHFGTYPYPGGILINNMHEFILEFDKPEKKGFNKYGHLTKEQKEQSKLDKDFWLSIKKSDVWVMKPQGSGDNRNHIAPFPYELPFRLIKAFSYIGETILDPFAGSGVTLSAAADLKRNGIGYEIYPEIAYEAIKTLTYHQTEIW